In Corallococcus silvisoli, one DNA window encodes the following:
- a CDS encoding TetR/AcrR family transcriptional regulator, with translation MARPRTFDEAQVLRAVREQFWSKGYAATSMDDLMQATGLGKGSLYGAFGDKHQLFLKVFDAYCVNSVESVKKALEGPDAGALERLRQYLLGAATASAAQANRRGCLLARGTAELAARDGAVAERALKTFQGLEATFVRCLEQAQAHGDVAPQVDPRKWGAMLLAVFRGLEAVGKAGMDEPTLRGMVETALGALPVSAKRRR, from the coding sequence ATGGCTCGGCCCCGAACATTCGATGAAGCCCAGGTGCTGCGCGCGGTGCGCGAGCAGTTCTGGAGCAAGGGTTACGCGGCGACCTCCATGGATGACTTGATGCAGGCCACGGGGTTGGGCAAGGGCAGCCTCTACGGGGCCTTTGGCGACAAGCATCAGCTCTTCTTGAAGGTCTTCGACGCGTACTGCGTGAACTCGGTGGAGTCGGTGAAGAAGGCGCTGGAGGGCCCGGACGCCGGGGCCCTGGAGCGGCTGCGCCAGTACCTGCTGGGCGCGGCCACCGCGTCGGCGGCGCAGGCGAACCGGCGCGGGTGCCTGCTGGCGCGGGGGACCGCGGAGCTGGCGGCGCGGGACGGGGCCGTGGCGGAGCGGGCGCTGAAGACCTTCCAGGGGCTGGAGGCCACGTTCGTGCGCTGCCTGGAGCAGGCCCAGGCGCACGGGGACGTGGCGCCCCAGGTGGACCCTCGGAAGTGGGGGGCGATGCTGCTCGCGGTGTTCCGGGGCCTGGAGGCCGTGGGCAAGGCGGGCATGGACGAGCCCACGCTGCGCGGCATGGTGGAGACGGCGCTGGGGGCCTTGCCCGTGAGCGCGAAGCGCCGTCGCTGA
- the rsgA gene encoding ribosome small subunit-dependent GTPase A, which produces MSLETLGWGPDFDLALSQSQPSSTPSLVPGRVVRQQRGLLTVQTQGAAFLARAAGRLRHQAVDAEALPTVGDWVLLQPPASGDGEALMHVVLPRRSVLKRREAGSEHDGQLIAANVDVVFLVVGLDGNFNARRIERALTVAWNSGATPVVILSKADLASDADERVREVEALAPGVDVLAVSARTGLGVEAVRARIPAAKTGVLLGSSGVGKSTLANRLLDAARLVTQPVRPEDDKGRHTTTHRELFVLEHGGLIIDGPGMRELGLLGGEDEGLASAFADLFTLAEGCRFNDCGHQAEPGCAVMAAVQAGTLSEERRASFAKLQREQAFQHRQADANAQRQHKRMQRTQSNAGWARTRAKRRGE; this is translated from the coding sequence GTGTCACTTGAAACCCTCGGCTGGGGTCCCGATTTCGACCTCGCGTTGTCCCAATCGCAGCCGTCCTCCACTCCCTCTCTCGTCCCCGGGCGCGTCGTGCGCCAGCAGCGGGGACTGCTCACCGTCCAGACGCAGGGCGCCGCCTTCCTCGCCCGCGCCGCAGGACGCCTCCGGCATCAGGCCGTGGACGCGGAGGCCCTGCCCACCGTGGGCGACTGGGTCCTCTTGCAGCCGCCCGCGTCCGGTGACGGCGAAGCGCTGATGCACGTCGTGCTGCCCCGTCGCAGCGTCCTGAAGCGGCGCGAGGCCGGCAGCGAGCACGACGGCCAGCTCATCGCCGCCAACGTGGACGTGGTGTTCCTCGTGGTGGGGCTGGACGGCAACTTCAACGCGCGCCGCATCGAGCGCGCCCTCACCGTGGCCTGGAACAGCGGCGCCACGCCCGTCGTCATCCTGAGCAAGGCGGACCTCGCCAGCGACGCGGACGAGCGCGTCCGGGAGGTGGAGGCCCTGGCCCCCGGCGTGGACGTGCTCGCGGTGAGCGCGAGGACGGGCCTGGGCGTCGAGGCGGTGCGCGCGCGGATTCCGGCCGCGAAGACGGGCGTGCTGCTGGGCTCGTCGGGCGTGGGCAAGTCCACGCTCGCCAACCGGCTGCTGGACGCCGCGCGGCTCGTCACCCAGCCCGTGCGGCCCGAGGACGACAAGGGCCGCCACACCACCACGCACCGCGAGCTGTTCGTGCTGGAGCACGGCGGGCTCATCATCGACGGGCCCGGCATGCGGGAGCTGGGCCTGTTGGGCGGAGAGGACGAGGGCCTGGCGAGCGCCTTCGCGGACCTCTTCACCCTGGCGGAGGGCTGCCGCTTCAACGACTGCGGCCACCAGGCTGAGCCGGGCTGCGCGGTGATGGCGGCGGTCCAGGCCGGGACGCTCTCCGAGGAGCGGCGCGCGAGCTTCGCGAAGCTCCAGCGCGAGCAGGCCTTCCAGCACCGTCAGGCGGACGCCAACGCGCAGCGCCAGCACAAGCGCATGCAGCGCACCCAGTCGAACGCTGGGTGGGCCCGCACACGCGCGAAGCGCCGCGGCGAATAG
- a CDS encoding SDR family oxidoreductase, giving the protein MGRLDGKVIVVTGGTTGIGFASAKRFAQEGAKVFLTGRRQAEVDRAVKELGHGAVGFRGDVSVMADLDGLYARVKEEAGHLDVVFANAGLGEFAPLGAITEAHFDQTFNVNVKGTLFTVQKALPLLKDGGSVILTGSTAGSDGSAAFSVYAATKAAIRSFARTWATDLKARRIRVNTLSPGPIDTPGLNGLAPDAAGAKQLKEYLTGLIPLGRMGQPDEVAKVAVFLASEDSSFVNGAELFVDGGAGQV; this is encoded by the coding sequence ATGGGCAGGCTCGACGGGAAGGTGATTGTCGTCACGGGTGGAACCACGGGCATCGGCTTCGCCTCCGCGAAGCGCTTCGCGCAGGAAGGGGCGAAGGTGTTCCTCACCGGCCGCCGGCAGGCGGAGGTGGACCGGGCGGTGAAGGAGCTCGGGCACGGCGCGGTGGGCTTCCGCGGGGACGTGTCCGTGATGGCGGACCTGGACGGGCTCTACGCGCGGGTGAAGGAGGAGGCGGGGCACCTCGACGTCGTGTTCGCCAACGCGGGCCTGGGTGAGTTCGCGCCGCTGGGCGCCATCACGGAGGCGCACTTCGACCAGACCTTCAACGTCAACGTGAAGGGCACGCTGTTCACGGTGCAGAAGGCCCTGCCGCTCCTGAAGGATGGGGGCTCGGTCATCCTGACGGGCTCCACCGCGGGCTCGGACGGCTCGGCGGCCTTCAGCGTCTACGCCGCGACCAAGGCCGCCATCCGCTCGTTCGCGCGCACCTGGGCCACGGACTTGAAGGCGCGCCGCATCCGGGTGAACACGCTCAGCCCGGGCCCCATCGACACGCCGGGACTCAACGGGTTGGCGCCCGACGCGGCGGGGGCGAAGCAGCTCAAGGAGTACCTGACGGGCCTCATCCCCCTGGGGCGCATGGGGCAGCCGGACGAGGTGGCGAAGGTGGCGGTGTTCCTCGCCTCGGAGGATAGCAGCTTCGTCAACGGCGCGGAGCTGTTCGTGGACGGCGGCGCCGGGCAGGTCTGA
- a CDS encoding alpha/beta hydrolase fold domain-containing protein: protein MNRPNASPDFDPQLAALLPSLAGFVPLKMTLEQLEHFRGLSRVTREDLIGDAEVRCMDYSIPGYQGAEIVVSVIARRDHTVPGPAIYHIHGGGMVMGTRFAGAKPLVDWALRHDAVCVTVEYRLAPEHPAPTLVEDCYAGLVWMAAHADLLRFDPNQLVIFGGSGGGGLAAGTTLLARDRNGPRLLGQLLQCPMLDDRDETESAHRYDGVGIWDRTSNVTAWRAVLGDRCGGPDVSPYSAPARATELRGLPPTFIDVGAAETFRDEAVAYARGILAAGGECELHVWGGAFHGFYDIAPQSDVARACLATRDAWLARMFARGAVSKRAT from the coding sequence ATGAATCGCCCGAACGCATCGCCCGACTTCGATCCCCAGCTGGCCGCCCTCCTGCCCTCGCTGGCGGGATTTGTTCCCCTGAAGATGACGCTGGAGCAGCTCGAGCACTTCCGCGGGTTGAGCCGCGTCACCCGGGAGGACCTGATCGGAGATGCGGAGGTCCGCTGTATGGATTACAGCATCCCCGGGTATCAGGGCGCCGAGATCGTCGTCTCGGTCATTGCCCGAAGAGACCACACGGTTCCAGGTCCCGCGATCTATCACATCCATGGCGGCGGGATGGTGATGGGGACCCGCTTCGCGGGGGCGAAGCCGCTCGTGGATTGGGCGCTTCGTCATGACGCGGTCTGCGTGACGGTCGAATACCGGTTGGCGCCCGAGCATCCGGCGCCCACCCTGGTGGAGGACTGTTACGCGGGGCTGGTGTGGATGGCGGCGCACGCCGACCTGCTGCGGTTTGATCCGAACCAGCTCGTGATCTTCGGCGGGAGCGGCGGTGGCGGCCTCGCGGCGGGGACCACCCTGCTGGCCCGGGATCGGAACGGCCCTCGGCTGCTGGGCCAGCTCCTTCAGTGCCCGATGCTGGACGACCGCGATGAGACCGAGTCCGCCCATCGGTACGACGGCGTCGGCATCTGGGACCGCACCAGCAACGTGACCGCATGGCGGGCGGTGCTGGGGGACCGCTGCGGGGGACCTGACGTGTCTCCGTATTCGGCGCCCGCGCGAGCAACGGAGCTCCGGGGGCTGCCACCGACCTTCATCGACGTCGGCGCGGCGGAGACGTTTCGAGATGAAGCCGTCGCATACGCGCGCGGAATCCTGGCGGCAGGGGGCGAGTGCGAGCTGCACGTCTGGGGCGGAGCCTTCCACGGCTTCTATGACATCGCCCCACAATCCGACGTGGCGCGGGCCTGCCTCGCGACGCGCGACGCGTGGCTCGCGAGGATGTTTGCCCGCGGTGCGGTGAGCAAGCGCGCGACGTGA
- a CDS encoding MerR family transcriptional regulator, which translates to MQHTELKVGELARRTGLSVRALHHYDEIGLLKPSAHTASGHRLYTAADIARLSHILSLKQLGFSLEEIAGTLGRADFSALRVVELRLQRAREQLAEQRQLCDRLDAIARQLRAAEPVSADAFLQTIEAMTMFEKYYTPEQLKELEARRQRMGDDAIQEVEAEWPRLIARMREEMERGTDPASETVQALATRWRELVRAFTGGNPGIAKSLETMHQQEPQLAERQGRDPKLMEYVGRAMACLDAPG; encoded by the coding sequence ATGCAGCACACGGAACTGAAGGTGGGGGAGCTGGCCCGGCGCACGGGGCTGTCCGTCCGAGCGCTGCACCACTACGACGAGATTGGCTTGCTCAAACCCTCGGCGCACACGGCGTCGGGGCACCGGCTCTACACGGCGGCGGACATCGCCCGCCTGAGTCACATCCTGTCGCTCAAGCAGCTCGGGTTCTCGCTGGAGGAGATCGCCGGGACGCTGGGCCGGGCGGACTTCTCCGCCCTGCGCGTGGTGGAGCTGCGGCTCCAGCGGGCCCGGGAGCAGCTGGCGGAGCAGCGCCAGCTCTGCGACCGCCTGGATGCCATCGCACGACAGCTGCGCGCGGCGGAGCCCGTCTCCGCCGACGCCTTCCTTCAGACCATCGAGGCCATGACCATGTTCGAGAAGTATTACACCCCGGAGCAGTTGAAGGAGTTGGAGGCCCGCCGCCAGCGGATGGGCGACGACGCCATCCAGGAGGTGGAGGCCGAGTGGCCCCGCCTCATCGCCCGCATGCGCGAGGAGATGGAGCGGGGCACGGACCCCGCGTCCGAAACAGTGCAGGCGCTGGCCACGCGCTGGCGCGAGCTGGTCCGCGCCTTCACGGGCGGCAACCCCGGCATCGCGAAGTCGCTCGAGACGATGCACCAGCAGGAGCCCCAGCTGGCGGAGCGCCAGGGCCGCGACCCCAAGCTGATGGAGTACGTGGGCCGCGCGATGGCCTGCCTGGATGCGCCGGGGTGA